A DNA window from Fervidobacterium sp. contains the following coding sequences:
- a CDS encoding MATE family efflux transporter: protein MQKNASLDLLLGDYKKAIVRLSIPNMISMLVQTIYNLVDAIWVAGLGTVDLAAMGFFFPIFMIVMSIATGITIGTSSAISRKIGAKDYNSARSIAEHSLLLALIIGIFTMVFGILSLKTVLIGIGATGQALEKAYEYGFIIYIFTLPLMFNNTAIGILRGEGDSKRPMYAVISSSILNIVLDPIFIYTFKLGISGAAWATGVSILFAFFILSYLLFVSKNTFLRISFKNFSYNSLFIKDTFFVGFPTALAQITMSVAIYVLNIFVAKVGGNTGIATFTAAWRIINLGTLTIIGISSAVTSVTGVAYGAKDIARLKNSLTYAIRFGEIFGISIMVLIFVFARPLAFLFSYTKSSTSLLENIAQALRILCLFLPGTPFGMLTSGMFQGIGQGFKSLATTILRTMVFQIFWTWIFVDVFKIGLSGVWWGIVVGNATASMVTYSWGKITIEKLKIKFENSKS from the coding sequence ATGCAAAAAAACGCTAGTTTAGATCTTCTACTCGGGGATTATAAGAAAGCTATCGTGAGACTCTCCATACCCAATATGATTTCAATGCTCGTTCAGACAATTTATAATCTTGTAGACGCAATCTGGGTTGCTGGACTTGGAACTGTTGATCTTGCTGCTATGGGTTTCTTTTTCCCGATATTTATGATCGTGATGTCCATAGCTACTGGAATTACAATCGGTACGAGCTCAGCCATATCAAGAAAAATAGGTGCCAAAGATTACAATAGTGCAAGATCAATTGCGGAACACTCACTTTTGTTAGCTTTAATAATTGGCATCTTTACTATGGTTTTTGGTATTCTTTCACTTAAAACAGTACTTATTGGTATTGGTGCAACTGGCCAAGCTTTAGAAAAGGCTTATGAATATGGTTTTATCATTTACATTTTTACTTTACCACTTATGTTTAACAACACAGCCATCGGCATTCTCAGAGGTGAAGGTGATTCAAAGCGCCCAATGTATGCTGTTATATCCAGCTCAATTTTGAATATTGTGCTTGATCCAATATTTATTTACACTTTTAAACTTGGTATATCTGGTGCGGCATGGGCAACAGGTGTATCGATACTGTTTGCTTTTTTCATACTATCATATTTACTCTTTGTTTCAAAAAATACATTTCTGAGAATTTCTTTTAAGAACTTTTCGTACAATTCTCTTTTTATCAAGGACACTTTTTTTGTCGGGTTTCCAACAGCACTTGCTCAAATAACAATGTCTGTTGCGATATATGTTTTGAATATTTTTGTCGCAAAAGTTGGAGGAAATACAGGAATTGCAACTTTTACAGCTGCCTGGCGAATAATAAACCTTGGAACGTTAACGATAATAGGAATTTCTTCAGCGGTTACTTCTGTTACTGGTGTTGCTTATGGAGCAAAGGATATAGCAAGGCTCAAAAATTCATTGACCTACGCAATAAGATTCGGCGAAATATTTGGAATTTCTATAATGGTACTTATTTTTGTCTTCGCAAGGCCGTTGGCTTTCTTATTTTCTTACACAAAATCGTCAACAAGTTTACTTGAAAATATTGCTCAAGCATTAAGAATCTTGTGTTTGTTTTTACCTGGTACACCATTTGGTATGTTGACTTCCGGGATGTTTCAAGGAATTGGACAAGGCTTTAAAAGTCTTGCCACAACTATATTAAGAACCATGGTTTTTCAAATTTTCTGGACGTGGATATTTGTAGATGTTTTCAAAATAGGATTAAGCGGCGTTTGGTGGGGTATAGTCGTTGGTAACGCGACTGCATCCATGGTTACATACAGCTGGGGAAAAATAACGATAGAGAAACTTAAAATAAAATTTGAAAACTCAAAGTCTTAA
- the trmFO gene encoding methylenetetrahydrofolate--tRNA-(uracil(54)-C(5))-methyltransferase (FADH(2)-oxidizing) TrmFO encodes MDVHIVGAGLAGSEAAWQIVKRGYKVIIHDMKKIKKSPVHSSENFAELVCSNSLKSVELTNAEGLLKAEMEIFGSLILECAKRNRVPAGKALAVDREKFSECVTQMLMSTELVDIVWEEVKEPYSNGIWIIATGPTTEGKLAEWIINQTGGFFNFFDAVAPIVSADSIDMNVCYIADRYGIGTGDYINCPMNKEEYERFWNELVNAEVIEMKDFDRKLLFERCQPIEEIAKSGKDAMRYGPLRPVGLTDPRSGREPYAVVQLRKENVEGTMYNVVGFQTRLKWKEQERILRLVPGLQNVEILRYGVMHRNSYINSPKVLDEFLRLKSNLEIFFAGQITGVEGYVESAMTGMYVGINIARLLSGKDMVKFPEKTMCGALLKYITNARELKPMYANFGLLEGAKDRENKALRAIENMKVFYQEVIN; translated from the coding sequence ATAGACGTACACATTGTTGGCGCGGGGCTTGCGGGTAGTGAAGCAGCCTGGCAAATTGTAAAAAGAGGTTACAAGGTTATCATACACGATATGAAGAAAATTAAAAAATCTCCTGTACACAGCAGTGAAAATTTTGCAGAGCTTGTTTGTAGTAACTCACTCAAGTCTGTTGAGCTAACAAACGCCGAGGGATTATTGAAAGCAGAGATGGAAATATTCGGTAGTTTAATACTTGAATGCGCTAAAAGGAATCGAGTACCTGCCGGAAAGGCTTTGGCAGTTGACAGAGAGAAATTTTCAGAATGTGTCACACAGATGTTAATGTCAACAGAACTCGTTGACATAGTGTGGGAAGAAGTAAAAGAACCATATTCAAATGGTATATGGATTATTGCAACAGGTCCAACTACGGAGGGGAAACTCGCAGAATGGATAATCAATCAAACGGGTGGTTTTTTTAATTTCTTTGACGCAGTCGCTCCGATAGTAAGTGCAGATAGTATAGATATGAACGTATGCTACATTGCAGACAGATATGGTATTGGAACAGGAGACTATATAAATTGCCCAATGAATAAAGAAGAGTATGAAAGATTTTGGAATGAACTGGTGAACGCAGAAGTCATCGAAATGAAAGACTTCGACAGAAAATTATTATTTGAACGGTGCCAACCTATAGAAGAGATAGCCAAAAGTGGTAAAGATGCAATGAGATATGGACCTCTCAGACCTGTTGGACTTACTGATCCTAGGAGTGGTAGAGAGCCTTATGCAGTTGTTCAATTACGTAAGGAAAATGTTGAAGGAACAATGTATAACGTTGTAGGGTTTCAAACACGTTTAAAATGGAAAGAACAAGAACGAATATTGAGACTTGTACCAGGGTTACAGAACGTAGAAATATTGCGCTATGGTGTGATGCACAGAAACAGTTATATTAACTCACCAAAAGTGTTAGATGAATTTCTTAGACTTAAATCAAATCTAGAAATCTTCTTCGCTGGTCAAATCACGGGCGTAGAAGGATACGTGGAATCCGCAATGACTGGTATGTACGTTGGAATAAATATAGCAAGATTATTGAGTGGAAAAGACATGGTGAAATTTCCAGAAAAAACTATGTGCGGCGCACTCTTAAAGTACATTACCAACGCAAGGGAGTTAAAACCAATGTATGCTAACTTTGGACTACTGGAAGGTGCTAAAGATCGTGAAAATAAAGCATTAAGAGCTATTGAAAACATGAAAGTATTCTATCAGGAGGTAATCAATTAA
- the lpdA gene encoding dihydrolipoyl dehydrogenase produces the protein MYDAAIIGGGPGGYVCAIKLAHYGKRVVLIEKENLGGTCTNWGCIPTKALLTVAHLLDEVKEKSDKFGLKLSIEGFELSKIMAHAQKSVMMSRKGIEYLMKKNNIDVIKGTGEIIDKNKIKIKETNQQIECKNLVLAHGSVPIVFSPFDQVEGIWTSNDVFKMDRLPKSILIVGGGVIGVEFATFFSSLGTKVIIVELAEHILPYEDEDVAEELKKSLARRSVEMREKSKVIALSKNDNGYKVTVELSDGSEVYYEIEKVLLAVGRKPNIPEDVRNLGLEIEKGIKTDSRMKTNLDSVYAIGDIRGHVMLAHVASYEGVIAAKNIAGFEAYMDYSAVPSVVFTNPEIASVGLKEKDTDKTKVKISKFPLSANGRARTMIENIGFAKVIADKETDIVLGMTIVSPFATELIMEGVIAVKNKLTAHQLENSIHPHPTLSETLLGAVEGIVEKTIHM, from the coding sequence ATGTACGATGCTGCTATTATAGGTGGAGGACCAGGGGGATATGTTTGTGCAATCAAGTTGGCTCACTATGGTAAGAGAGTTGTTCTCATCGAAAAAGAGAATCTCGGTGGAACCTGTACAAACTGGGGCTGTATACCAACAAAAGCTTTATTGACAGTTGCACATTTGCTCGATGAAGTGAAGGAAAAAAGTGATAAATTTGGATTGAAACTCTCCATTGAAGGTTTTGAACTATCAAAAATCATGGCACATGCTCAAAAAAGTGTTATGATGTCAAGAAAAGGTATAGAATACTTGATGAAAAAAAATAATATCGATGTTATCAAGGGAACCGGTGAGATTATTGATAAAAACAAAATTAAGATTAAAGAGACAAATCAACAGATAGAATGTAAAAATCTTGTACTTGCACATGGTTCAGTTCCCATAGTTTTTTCTCCTTTCGATCAAGTAGAAGGGATATGGACGAGTAATGATGTTTTTAAAATGGATAGATTGCCAAAAAGCATACTAATAGTTGGGGGAGGAGTTATTGGGGTTGAATTTGCAACATTTTTTAGTTCCTTAGGTACTAAGGTAATAATCGTTGAGCTTGCAGAACATATATTACCGTACGAAGACGAAGATGTAGCAGAGGAATTAAAAAAGTCCCTTGCAAGAAGATCAGTCGAAATGAGGGAAAAAAGTAAAGTTATTGCACTTTCTAAGAATGACAACGGTTACAAAGTGACTGTTGAACTTTCTGATGGGAGTGAAGTTTATTACGAAATTGAGAAAGTTTTACTGGCAGTCGGTAGAAAACCAAATATACCAGAAGATGTAAGAAACTTGGGATTGGAAATTGAAAAGGGTATCAAAACTGATAGTAGAATGAAAACAAATTTAGATAGTGTGTATGCAATAGGCGATATCAGAGGACATGTAATGTTAGCCCACGTTGCTTCGTATGAAGGGGTAATAGCAGCAAAAAATATTGCAGGATTTGAAGCATATATGGATTACTCCGCAGTTCCTTCCGTAGTATTTACAAATCCGGAAATTGCATCAGTTGGCTTAAAGGAAAAAGATACCGATAAAACAAAAGTCAAAATTTCAAAGTTTCCCTTGTCTGCTAACGGAAGAGCAAGGACAATGATTGAGAATATTGGATTTGCTAAAGTGATTGCCGACAAAGAAACAGACATAGTTTTAGGCATGACAATAGTTTCTCCCTTTGCAACAGAATTAATAATGGAAGGTGTTATTGCGGTCAAGAATAAATTAACGGCACATCAATTGGAAAATTCAATACACCCTCACCCAACCTTAAGCGAAACACTACTTGGTGCAGTTGAGGGGATTGTAGAAAAAACTATACATATGTAA
- a CDS encoding alkaline phosphatase — MKKGLATLCGLLLVYSAFALNVIFLVGDGMSTNQLFLASILEGRILNIMTLPYTGLTTTYSADAWVTDSAPAGTALFAGFKALNRAIGVLPNNEVVYSAFEMAKRAGYKIGLAVTCQVTHATPAAVYAHVANRNDEVTIAKQLIDGDVVDVVLGGGWQWFLPESKGGVRKDGIDLIEIAKSKGYTYITTPRELENLSTASRKVLGLFAKNYLEPVSERPASQPTLDVMTKKAIEILSASGQPFMLMIEGSQIDWECHANDFYGTWKEVVEFDNAVKVALDFAKRDGNTLVIVVGDHETGGLSLSAGGYTINVEQARKAKGTTAMFLKQYDINNKDAFIKGIKEWYDITMSDAEYETLRKVPTNNLRRELARYVSFKVGFGWTTYDHTAQPVPVYAFGPGAHLFTGVMDNTDIAKTLMRITGVSSVTFPTVSSK; from the coding sequence ATGAAAAAGGGACTTGCAACATTATGCGGGCTTTTGCTTGTTTACTCAGCTTTTGCTTTGAACGTTATATTTCTTGTCGGTGATGGGATGTCAACAAACCAGTTGTTTTTAGCAAGCATACTCGAAGGTAGGATACTAAATATTATGACATTACCTTACACAGGCCTTACAACCACCTACAGTGCAGATGCATGGGTTACAGATTCCGCACCAGCTGGAACTGCTTTATTTGCTGGTTTTAAAGCTTTAAACAGAGCTATTGGTGTTCTTCCAAACAACGAAGTTGTTTATTCAGCTTTTGAAATGGCTAAGAGAGCTGGATACAAGATAGGATTAGCAGTTACTTGTCAAGTTACACACGCTACTCCTGCTGCAGTGTATGCCCACGTTGCCAACAGAAATGACGAGGTTACGATAGCCAAGCAACTGATCGACGGGGATGTCGTTGATGTTGTGCTTGGTGGTGGATGGCAGTGGTTTTTACCCGAAAGCAAAGGCGGTGTTAGAAAAGACGGTATTGATCTTATAGAGATTGCAAAATCCAAAGGTTACACTTATATAACAACGCCAAGAGAACTTGAAAATTTAAGCACTGCCAGTAGAAAAGTACTTGGATTATTTGCTAAAAACTACCTTGAACCAGTGTCGGAAAGACCAGCAAGTCAACCAACGCTTGACGTTATGACTAAGAAAGCAATTGAAATTCTTTCCGCAAGTGGTCAACCATTCATGCTTATGATTGAAGGATCACAAATAGACTGGGAATGCCATGCAAATGACTTTTACGGTACGTGGAAAGAGGTTGTGGAGTTTGACAATGCAGTAAAAGTAGCTCTTGATTTTGCGAAAAGAGATGGTAACACACTTGTTATAGTAGTTGGTGATCACGAAACAGGTGGGCTTTCGTTATCTGCTGGTGGATATACCATTAACGTAGAACAGGCAAGAAAAGCAAAAGGTACAACAGCAATGTTCTTAAAGCAATACGATATAAACAACAAGGATGCGTTCATCAAAGGTATAAAAGAATGGTACGATATTACAATGAGTGATGCAGAATATGAAACACTTAGAAAGGTACCAACTAACAATTTGAGAAGAGAACTTGCAAGATATGTCAGTTTCAAAGTAGGTTTCGGTTGGACAACTTACGATCATACAGCACAACCTGTACCAGTTTATGCATTTGGACCTGGGGCTCATTTGTTTACTGGTGTAATGGATAACACAGACATAGCAAAGACTCTTATGAGGATTACAGGTGTCTCCTCGGTAACATTTCCAACTGTCAGTTCAAAGTAA